In Phaeobacter inhibens DSM 16374, the following proteins share a genomic window:
- the guaD gene encoding guanine deaminase has protein sequence MQAEYILRGQVLSFAGTPFEGDSPEAAAKLHEAVTIGGGKVLELGTWDGLRKAHPMAELVDHGDRLILAGFVDAHVHFPQTAIIASWGKRLIDWLNSYTFPEEMRFGDRAYADEIAGRYLDLTRANGTTTMCSYCTIHPESVDAFFTAAQARGQRVVAGKTCMDRNAPDGLRDTAQSAHDDSAALIGRWHGVDRLSYAITPRFSPTSTPEQLEAMGALWADHPDCLVQTHLSEQTDEITWVKSLFPEARDYLDTYEQFGLLGARGLYGHAIHLEDRERARLREVGAALVHCPTSNTFIGSGLFDMAGLMAEGQRIGLATDTGGGSSFSMLRTMAAAYEVGQLRGTPLHAAQLLWLATQGSARALHMGDQIGNIAPGMEADLVVLDLASTPAIAQRSAGAKDLWESVFATIMMGDDRAVAEVWINGARD, from the coding sequence ATGCAGGCAGAATATATCTTACGGGGACAGGTTCTTTCGTTTGCGGGCACCCCCTTTGAGGGTGACAGCCCTGAGGCTGCGGCAAAGCTGCATGAGGCGGTCACCATCGGTGGTGGCAAGGTGCTGGAGCTGGGCACATGGGATGGCTTGCGCAAGGCCCATCCGATGGCAGAACTGGTGGATCACGGCGACCGGCTGATCCTGGCCGGATTTGTCGATGCCCATGTGCATTTCCCCCAAACTGCCATTATCGCCAGCTGGGGGAAGCGGCTGATCGACTGGCTGAACAGCTATACCTTCCCCGAGGAGATGCGGTTTGGCGATCGTGCCTATGCCGATGAAATCGCCGGACGGTATCTCGATCTGACGCGGGCCAATGGCACCACCACGATGTGCAGCTACTGCACCATCCACCCCGAAAGCGTGGATGCGTTTTTCACCGCCGCGCAGGCGCGGGGCCAACGGGTTGTTGCGGGCAAGACCTGCATGGACCGCAACGCCCCCGACGGGCTGCGCGACACCGCGCAGTCTGCCCATGACGACAGCGCGGCGCTGATTGGGCGCTGGCATGGGGTCGACCGGCTGTCCTATGCGATCACACCGCGGTTCTCACCCACCTCGACCCCCGAACAGCTGGAGGCGATGGGCGCGCTTTGGGCTGATCATCCGGACTGCCTGGTGCAGACCCATCTGAGCGAGCAGACGGATGAAATTACGTGGGTGAAATCGCTGTTTCCCGAGGCGCGGGATTATCTGGACACCTATGAGCAATTTGGCCTGCTGGGCGCACGTGGTCTTTATGGGCATGCCATCCATCTGGAAGACCGCGAACGTGCCCGGCTGCGCGAGGTTGGCGCGGCGCTGGTGCATTGCCCGACCTCCAACACCTTCATCGGGTCTGGGCTGTTTGATATGGCCGGATTGATGGCCGAAGGGCAACGCATTGGTCTCGCCACAGATACCGGTGGCGGCTCCAGTTTCTCGATGCTGCGCACCATGGCGGCGGCCTATGAGGTTGGTCAGCTGCGCGGCACGCCCCTGCATGCGGCACAATTGCTGTGGCTGGCCACGCAAGGCTCGGCCCGCGCGCTGCATATGGGAGACCAGATCGGCAATATCGCACCTGGCATGGAGGCGGATCTGGTGGTGCTGGATCTGGCCTCAACCCCTGCCATTGCGCAGCGCAGCGCCGGGGCGAAAGACCTCTGGGAGTCGGTCTTTGCCACCATCATGATGGGCGATGACCGGGCGGTTGCCGAGGTCTGGATCAACGGCGCGCGCGACTGA
- the mgtE gene encoding magnesium transporter yields MIADDHQEPVDPASEDAYELDRKRVTQILEAVEAADQAQLTALMEPLHAADIADLLEQISAFDRGQLIRLYDREFDGEILSELDESIREEVISLLAPQVLAEAVRDLESDDVVDLLEDLEEPQQEAILNTLEDADRVAVEQSLSYPENSAGRLMQREVVMAPDHWTVGQAIDFMRESDHLPDQFYHVVLVDPRLHPVGNVTLGRIMSSKREVPLSTIVEETFQIIPADQDEEDVAYAFNQYHLISAPVVDDEGRLVGVITMDDAMVVLDEEHEEDILRLAGVGEGSLADRVMATTKQRFPWLAVNLATAILASLVIAQFEATIAEFVALAVLMPIVASMGGNAGTQSLTVAVRALATRDLTGSNVWRVIRREVLVGLVNGLAFALIMAVVGILWFGSPMLGAVIAVAMVINLVVAGLAGTAVPIILEKIGVDPALASGAFVTTVTDIVGFFAFLGLAGVLLL; encoded by the coding sequence ATGATTGCAGACGACCACCAGGAGCCAGTCGACCCCGCGTCCGAGGATGCCTATGAGCTGGATCGCAAACGGGTCACCCAGATCCTTGAGGCGGTAGAGGCCGCAGATCAGGCGCAACTGACTGCACTGATGGAGCCATTGCACGCGGCGGACATCGCTGACCTGCTGGAACAGATCAGCGCCTTTGACCGGGGCCAGCTGATCCGGCTGTATGATCGCGAATTCGACGGTGAGATCCTGTCGGAACTTGATGAGAGCATCCGCGAAGAGGTGATTTCTCTGCTGGCGCCACAGGTTCTGGCTGAGGCGGTGCGTGATCTCGAAAGCGATGACGTTGTTGACCTACTGGAGGATCTGGAAGAGCCGCAGCAAGAGGCCATCCTCAACACGCTCGAAGATGCGGACCGGGTCGCGGTCGAACAATCACTGAGCTATCCTGAGAATTCCGCCGGCCGTCTGATGCAGCGTGAGGTGGTGATGGCCCCGGATCACTGGACTGTGGGGCAGGCCATTGATTTCATGCGGGAGTCGGATCATCTGCCGGATCAGTTCTACCATGTCGTTCTGGTCGACCCGCGGTTACATCCGGTGGGCAATGTCACGCTGGGGCGGATCATGTCGTCGAAGCGTGAGGTACCCCTCAGCACTATCGTCGAGGAGACCTTTCAGATCATTCCCGCCGATCAGGACGAGGAAGACGTGGCCTATGCTTTCAACCAGTACCACCTAATCTCGGCCCCGGTTGTCGATGATGAGGGACGGCTGGTGGGTGTCATCACCATGGATGACGCGATGGTGGTTCTGGACGAAGAACACGAAGAAGACATCCTGCGCCTTGCCGGTGTCGGCGAGGGCAGTCTGGCCGACCGCGTCATGGCCACGACCAAGCAGCGCTTTCCCTGGCTGGCAGTGAACCTTGCGACCGCGATCCTAGCCTCGCTGGTGATTGCCCAGTTCGAGGCGACGATTGCCGAATTTGTGGCGCTGGCGGTGCTGATGCCCATCGTGGCCTCCATGGGCGGCAATGCCGGCACGCAATCGCTGACGGTGGCGGTGCGCGCGCTCGCCACCCGCGACCTTACCGGCTCCAACGTCTGGCGGGTGATCCGGCGGGAGGTTCTGGTGGGATTGGTGAACGGCCTCGCCTTTGCCCTGATCATGGCCGTTGTCGGGATCCTGTGGTTCGGCTCGCCCATGCTGGGCGCCGTGATCGCCGTCGCTATGGTGATCAATCTGGTCGTCGCGGGGCTGGCAGGTACGGCGGTCCCGATTATTTTGGAGAAGATCGGCGTCGATCCGGCGCTGGCCTCCGGCGCTTTTGTGACGACGGTTACGGATATCGTTGGTTTCTTTGCCTTTCTTGGGCTGGCCGGGGTGTTGCTGCTCTGA
- a CDS encoding 5-formyltetrahydrofolate cyclo-ligase, whose amino-acid sequence MDDLTQIKADARKAAFQRRKAAFDMNKPGVAGHLSEVLAGYRGVPLSGYMPIRTEIDPLPAMAEAAAHGPVGVPVIQAKSTPLKFSSWQPDGALRDGPFGAKVPEVDDYFEPEILIVPLVAFDARGGRLGYGGGFYDRTLELLRAKRATLAIGFAFDAQEADDLPLEPTDQPLDMLITESRVLQFNR is encoded by the coding sequence ATGGATGACCTTACCCAGATCAAGGCCGACGCCCGCAAGGCCGCCTTTCAGCGCCGCAAGGCCGCCTTTGACATGAACAAACCCGGCGTCGCGGGCCATCTGTCAGAGGTGCTGGCAGGCTATCGCGGCGTGCCGCTGTCGGGCTATATGCCGATCCGCACAGAGATTGATCCGCTTCCCGCGATGGCGGAAGCCGCCGCTCATGGCCCTGTTGGTGTGCCGGTGATCCAGGCCAAGAGTACACCGCTGAAATTCAGTAGCTGGCAGCCGGACGGCGCGCTGCGCGACGGGCCCTTTGGGGCCAAAGTGCCAGAGGTCGATGACTATTTTGAACCCGAGATCCTGATCGTGCCGCTGGTCGCCTTTGATGCGCGGGGCGGGCGCCTTGGTTATGGGGGCGGCTTTTATGACCGCACGCTGGAGCTGCTGCGTGCCAAACGTGCGACATTGGCCATCGGTTTTGCCTTTGACGCGCAAGAGGCCGACGACCTACCGCTGGAACCAACGGATCAGCCGCTGGACATGCTGATCACCGAAAGCCGGGTGTTGCAGTTCAACCGATGA
- a CDS encoding TIGR00282 family metallophosphoesterase gives MRLLFLGDVMGRAGRKAISEHLPQMRKDWRLDFVVVNGENASNGMGLNGEHAKALLDAGADCLTLGDHAFDQKDMLQAIEKEPRIIRPLNFAKNAPGRGFRLFNAPGGRKVLVVQALGQVFMKRAYDDPFGAVEAVLKSHPRGGLAQAVIVDMHCEATSEKMAMGHFCNGRASLVVGTHTHVPTGDAQILSEGTGYLTDAGMCGDYNSVIGMEKAEPMRRFLTGMPKNRFTPAEGPATLSGVFVETDDRTGAAKSIRMIRVGGLLEQAIP, from the coding sequence ATGCGACTATTATTTCTTGGCGATGTCATGGGCCGTGCGGGACGCAAGGCCATTTCCGAACACCTCCCGCAGATGCGCAAGGACTGGCGGCTCGATTTTGTCGTGGTCAATGGCGAGAACGCCTCCAATGGGATGGGGCTGAATGGCGAACACGCCAAGGCGCTGCTGGATGCGGGGGCCGATTGCCTGACCCTTGGCGACCATGCCTTTGACCAGAAGGACATGTTGCAGGCCATTGAGAAAGAGCCGCGCATTATCCGGCCGCTGAATTTTGCTAAAAACGCACCGGGGCGCGGCTTCCGGCTGTTCAATGCCCCCGGCGGGCGCAAGGTGCTGGTGGTGCAGGCATTGGGGCAGGTGTTCATGAAACGCGCCTATGATGATCCCTTTGGCGCGGTTGAGGCGGTGCTGAAATCGCACCCACGCGGTGGGCTGGCGCAGGCGGTGATCGTGGACATGCACTGCGAAGCCACATCCGAGAAGATGGCTATGGGGCATTTCTGCAATGGCCGCGCTTCGCTGGTTGTGGGGACACATACCCATGTGCCGACGGGCGATGCGCAGATCCTGTCCGAGGGCACCGGCTATCTGACAGACGCCGGTATGTGCGGCGATTACAACTCGGTGATCGGCATGGAAAAAGCTGAGCCGATGCGGCGCTTCCTGACCGGAATGCCCAAGAACCGCTTTACCCCCGCCGAGGGCCCAGCAACCCTGTCCGGCGTTTTTGTGGAAACCGATGACCGGACAGGCGCGGCGAAATCAATCCGCATGATCCGTGTTGGTGGCCTGTTGGAACAGGCAATCCCCTGA